Part of the Hevea brasiliensis isolate MT/VB/25A 57/8 chromosome 16, ASM3005281v1, whole genome shotgun sequence genome is shown below.
AAAACCAAAAATTACAAAAGCATATTTACAAAATCATCTAATTCTCATAAGTTttctctctccattttctttatttttttttttatgtacacaCATCACCCacctcagaaaaaaaaaaaaagcaagaaaaaaaaaaggtaaaattgtctatcttttttctttttcttgggTTGGAAATTATTGAATCTAAAATCTAAGAATACTCGCCGTAGAACTCAGGAATCCCAGAAGCAGCCCATAGCCTCTCATTGAAAGCCGCCTGCATATCTTCAGGAATCACGGGTGTACGGCAAAGTGGGCAAGTTTTCTGGTCGTAACCGACCCATCGGTCCAAGCAGGTCCGGTGGAAGATATGGCGGCAGTTGGTGAGGCATCTGATCTCATCTTGTTCTTCAAAGTCGTAGAGACAGACAGCGCAGCTGTCAGGAGGGTCGACAAGGTCAGTGAACTTGACAACGGGGAGGATCTCGCGTATGAGGACGGCAGAGACGGAGTAGAACTCAGGGATCCGTGGAGGTGTTTCGGGCCAAGAAATGTCAGGTTCAAGGAAATCAGGGAGACCCAGATAGCGAAAGAGAGTGCTTATGAGCTTGCGAATGAAACCCAGAAAAGAAAGAGTGTGGATTAGTATTTTAGGGAGAAGAAGCTCTGTGTAGCCTACAGGGAAGCCCATGGAGTAGAGAGAGGTATTGTGTAATGGCAGTGCTATGATGTTGGTGTGGCTTGCTTGTGTTGTTACTGTTGCAGAAACAGAGAGAAGGGTGGGTTATATAGAGGGTTGAGAGAGAGTAAAATGACAGTAAGGGGTCTCAGAACATAACAGATGCCAAAAGTGATCATAGCCAAATTTTACTGCTGTCTTATTCAtctgcttttacaggtttttacacaaattggttatttttttttttttgaagagatTTTAAATTATGCGGGATTAGAAAAAGGCTAAAGCCTAATGGAATTAATGGAAGTAAAGATTAGATTAGTCTAATTAGTTGTAGGCCTCTATCTTGGTGGCATATGATTGTCATTATAATCAAGAAACATACCACTCACA
Proteins encoded:
- the LOC110656108 gene encoding brassinosteroid-responsive RING protein 1, giving the protein MGFPVGYTELLLPKILIHTLSFLGFIRKLISTLFRYLGLPDFLEPDISWPETPPRIPEFYSVSAVLIREILPVVKFTDLVDPPDSCAVCLYDFEEQDEIRCLTNCRHIFHRTCLDRWVGYDQKTCPLCRTPVIPEDMQAAFNERLWAASGIPEFYGEYS